In Neoarius graeffei isolate fNeoGra1 chromosome 15, fNeoGra1.pri, whole genome shotgun sequence, a single genomic region encodes these proteins:
- the LOC132899518 gene encoding protein NYNRIN-like, with protein MSSIPCDHAYFSVIDLCSAFYSVPVGHETQPLFAFTHRGRQYTWTRLPQGFIDSPAVFTAVLRDALADLCLPRGSTVLQYADDLLVTAEDQDACAAATLSLLTLLAQKGFKVSRTKLQFCLTTVRYLGHDLSQGSRRLSPERVQVIMDTQAAELYALTRACILAQDTDVTIYTDSRYAFGVAHDFGRIWASRGFTTADGKPISHSSLVTDLITACLLPCTLAIVKTRAHTRGDSFEVKGNSFADRVAKAAAASGVLPPGFNCALVSTDRMVSAVLPDIDLISIQASASVADTQFWDAQGATEKSGVLLDAQGRLCLPRHCTPFLVREFHGPTHRGRRGVVEDMNRTFCINNLHTDAHNILDKCLTCAQNNLSKPGAVHQHLPIPDTPFQEWQIDFTHMPKQGPFKYLLVMIDKFSRWIEAFPCSKENARTAVNKLTQEIIPRYGLPVGIDSDKGTPFTSKVTQELCKDLKINWRFHIPYHPQSSGIVERANRTIKGKLRKAMQDAGTKNWVQVLPLVLADMRMTAQVALDNLSPYELVMGRPFPVPWRRGMQVIGTGDLEVHLSEYAVGLMRVLDEYWARVNSKKPPIPEAHTHPFEVGDRVLVKRFAKLNAPMEESPYSGPTDVLAVTRTAVLTDLFPQWIHASRIKKAPM; from the exons atgtcttctattccgtgtgaccatgcttatttctctgtgattgatttgtgctctgccttttacagtgttcctgtgggccatgagactcagcccctgtttgctttcacacacaggggaagacaatacacgtggacgcggttgccacagggtttcattgactcaccggcggtcttcactgccgtattgcgggacgcgctggctgatctctgtcttccccggggctccacggtgctccagtacgcggatgatcttctggtaacggcggaggatcaagacgcttgtgctgccgccacattgtctctcctcacactcctggcgcagaagggtttcaaggtctcccgcacgaagttgcagttttgcctcacaactgttcgctacttgggacatgacctctcccagggttccaggaggcttagcccggaacgcgttcaagtcattatggacactcag gctgcggagctctatgctttgactcgcgcgtgtattttggctcaagacacagacgttactatttacacggactcacgctacgctttcggcgtggcgcacgacttcggccgcatttgggcgtctcgggggtttacgacagccgacggtaagcccatttctcattcttcacttgttactgatttaatcaccgcctgtctccttccgtgcacgttggccattgttaagacacgcgcgcacacaagaggggactcatttgaagtaaagggcaattcattcgctgatcgagtcgctaaagctgcagccgcatccggtgtcctgcctccaggctttaattgcgctttagtttctactgatcgcatggttagcgctgtcttacctgacatagatctcatttctatccaggcctcggcctctgtggcagatacgcagttctgggacgcccagggcgcgacagagaagagtggcgttttgcttgacgcacagggccgtctttgtttacctcgtcactgtactccctttctcgtccgcgagttccatggtcccactcatcgcggccgaagaggggtagtggaggatatgaacagaacattctgcatcaataatttgcacacagacgcacacaacattctggacaagtgtttaacgtgcgcccagaataatctatctaaaccaggcgcggtacatcagcaccttcccatacccgacacgcctttccaagaatggcagatcgacttcactcacatgccaaagcagggcccgttcaaataccttttggtcatgattgacaaattttcacggtggattgaggctttcccgtgtagcaaagagaacgcccgaacagcagtgaacaaacttacacaggaaattatcccacgttacggtcttccggtaggaattgactctgataagggaacgccgttcacctctaaggtaacgcaggagctatgtaaagacctcaagatcaattggcgttttcatatcccataccatccacagtcctctggcattgtggagcgcgcgaatagaacaattaagggtaagttgcgtaaggctatgcaagacgcaggcacgaaaaattgggtccaagttttaccgttggtcctcgctgatatgcgcatgactgctcaggtcgctctcgacaatttatctccgtacgagctcgtcatgggacgcccctttcctgtcccttggcgtagaggcatgcaggttataggaacgggtgatcttgaagtacatctcagcgagtacgcggtgggtctcatgcgggtgctggatgagtattgggcgagagtaaattccaaaaagcctcccattccagaggcacacactcacccctttgaggtaggggacagagttttagtaaagagattcgctaaactaaacgctcccatggaggagtcaccctacagtgggcccaccgatgtactcgctgtaactcgcacggctgtgctaacggacctttttccacagtggatccatgccagcagaataaagaaggctccaatgtaa